A single genomic interval of Oncorhynchus mykiss isolate Arlee chromosome 13, USDA_OmykA_1.1, whole genome shotgun sequence harbors:
- the LOC118938489 gene encoding stonustoxin subunit beta-like: MKPGLIKCDLTLDPNTVNRLLSLSEGNRKVTWRTEEQPYPDHPERFEDCGQVLCREGLTGRCYWEVEWSGRGADIGVTYKGISRRGGGDDCCLGWNDKSWSLNCSDNSYIAWHNNNSTIIDVPSSSPHRVGVYLDWPAGTLSFYRASSDTLTHLITFTSTFTEPLYPGFWVCWDEGDSVSLCQ, from the exons atgaaaccTGGGCTTATaaaat gtgatctgacactggacccaaacacagtaaacagactcctctctctgtctgaggggaacagaaaggtgacatggaggacagaggagcagccgtatcctgatcacccagagagatttgaggACTGTGGacaggtgctgtgtagagagggtctgactgggcgctgttactgggaggtagagtggagtgggagaggggctgatataggagtgacatataaaggaatcagcaggagaggagggggtgatgaCTGTTGTCTTGGATGGAATGACAAGTCCTGGAGTCTGAACTGCTCTGACAACAGTTACATTGCCTGGCACAATAATAACTCCACTATCATAGACGTCCCCTCCTCCAGCCcccacagagtaggagtgtatctggactggccagccggcactctgtccttctatagagcctcctctgacacactgacccacctgatcacattcacctccacattcactgagcccctctatccagggttttgggtttgttGGGATGAAGGCGACTCAGTGTCCCTCTGtcagtga